A stretch of the Rhizomicrobium sp. genome encodes the following:
- a CDS encoding TonB-dependent receptor, which produces MMMRSVFLRVLLGTTAVLAVPSVAWAADGSNGTIRIAAADTTQVAANLSLPSGNQAVETVVVTARRRAENSQDVPVSLQAISGKTLERKGTIDLQSLIAQTPGLNSTGGNPRNFSVLIRGIGYAPTAADGLDNAIGVYIDGVYQARPGQVLQDLVDVGSFEVLRGPQGTLFGRNAAAGALNITTNKPSFTPSESFEVSAGNYSFFQGKAVLTGPITDDIAYRTVIYGTSADGWLPTPFKVSFKNAATQEGIYAPTASNQTVTGGTGRWGLRQQFLITPNDKLSINITGDLIVENDSSAGFSSGGGITTLFGPGNWGINTTAAQRTTVTNALTALANLRSYGGVQNWVPAVNPYVDITNNNNRTRTTNGGVSITADYNLDWATLTSISAWRMWDFHPPQDSDASPLDIYDNEAISRDDQFSEEVRLASNSGGSIEWQTGIFLWYSKLNDHYQIHQFGADVIPWYDAYKAVIGTPVSATFAPIPISFASQLTGAQIIENTTVQNQDAAVYGQATWHIDDQFDLTGGLRYTYDRKSGGSPVDTSRLPQTLPAGVTNAQLNTFYNAIGAVFRNPGVVYSTPGYPAGAATSGYPLNASTSSGNVSGSASLSYKITPDILAYVAFSNGFQAGGLDLNNGSAIASQVAVNPTTTDNYEIGVKSELFDDRLVLNITAYNEVLYGFQTSISYLLPNGTTYRGATNAGNIRARGIEWDATAVLGDGVGVTFDGAYNDAIYQKAPSLPAPAELSYNGVSTVNATGQVAPFSPKLSLAVTPSWDFQIGPDAEFYSYAQYSYTSDYSTGVTQSIYTQVPGQSNLNLRAGVLLDEGRYDVSIFANNALDARNIASQALLAAPSGAGVTAYLGQTVSYNPPARYGITLRAKF; this is translated from the coding sequence ATGATGATGCGTTCCGTTTTTCTCCGGGTTCTGCTCGGGACCACCGCGGTTTTGGCCGTACCATCCGTTGCCTGGGCGGCCGATGGGTCGAATGGCACGATCCGAATTGCTGCAGCGGACACTACGCAAGTTGCCGCGAACCTATCGTTGCCGTCCGGCAACCAGGCAGTTGAGACCGTCGTCGTGACCGCGCGACGCCGCGCGGAAAACAGTCAGGACGTTCCGGTATCGCTGCAGGCGATCAGCGGCAAGACGCTGGAACGTAAAGGCACCATCGACTTGCAGAGCCTCATCGCCCAGACTCCGGGCTTGAACTCGACGGGCGGCAATCCGCGCAATTTCTCGGTGTTGATCCGCGGTATCGGCTATGCGCCCACCGCCGCCGACGGTCTCGACAACGCGATCGGCGTCTATATCGACGGCGTCTATCAGGCCCGCCCCGGGCAGGTGCTGCAGGATCTGGTCGATGTCGGCAGCTTCGAAGTATTGCGTGGCCCACAGGGCACATTGTTCGGACGCAATGCCGCGGCCGGCGCGCTGAACATCACCACCAACAAGCCCAGTTTCACGCCCAGCGAATCTTTCGAGGTGTCGGCCGGCAATTACAGTTTCTTCCAGGGCAAGGCGGTCCTCACGGGTCCGATCACCGACGATATCGCCTATCGCACCGTGATCTATGGCACCAGCGCCGACGGCTGGTTGCCCACGCCCTTCAAGGTCAGCTTTAAGAATGCGGCAACGCAGGAAGGCATTTATGCCCCGACCGCCAGCAACCAGACTGTGACGGGGGGCACGGGACGCTGGGGCCTTCGTCAGCAATTCCTCATCACGCCCAACGACAAACTGAGCATCAATATCACCGGCGATCTGATAGTCGAGAACGACAGCTCAGCCGGCTTCAGCTCCGGCGGCGGAATCACGACGCTTTTCGGCCCCGGCAACTGGGGAATCAACACGACGGCCGCACAACGGACAACCGTCACGAATGCCTTGACGGCGCTGGCCAACTTGAGAAGCTATGGCGGGGTGCAGAACTGGGTTCCGGCGGTCAATCCCTATGTCGACATCACCAACAATAATAACCGCACGCGCACGACGAACGGCGGAGTGTCGATCACGGCCGATTACAATCTCGATTGGGCAACCCTGACCTCGATCAGTGCCTGGCGCATGTGGGATTTCCATCCGCCGCAGGACAGCGACGCCTCGCCGCTCGATATCTATGATAACGAGGCGATCAGCCGCGACGATCAGTTCAGCGAGGAAGTGCGCCTAGCCTCCAACAGCGGCGGTTCTATCGAGTGGCAGACTGGCATTTTCCTCTGGTATTCCAAGCTCAATGATCACTACCAAATCCACCAGTTCGGCGCCGATGTGATTCCCTGGTACGATGCCTATAAAGCCGTGATCGGCACTCCTGTTTCTGCCACCTTTGCACCCATTCCGATTTCTTTCGCCTCGCAGCTGACTGGCGCGCAGATCATCGAAAATACAACGGTGCAGAATCAGGATGCGGCCGTGTATGGCCAGGCAACCTGGCATATCGACGATCAATTCGATCTGACCGGCGGGCTACGGTACACCTATGACCGCAAGAGCGGCGGAAGCCCGGTCGATACAAGTCGTCTACCCCAGACCCTTCCCGCCGGCGTGACGAACGCCCAGCTGAACACGTTCTACAACGCAATCGGCGCGGTCTTCAGGAATCCGGGTGTCGTTTACTCGACGCCCGGCTACCCGGCTGGCGCCGCGACCTCAGGTTATCCTCTCAACGCGTCGACATCGTCCGGCAATGTTTCCGGCTCAGCCAGCCTGTCGTACAAAATCACGCCCGACATATTGGCCTATGTCGCTTTCAGTAACGGATTTCAGGCCGGCGGTCTGGATCTCAACAATGGCTCGGCCATCGCTTCGCAGGTGGCCGTCAATCCCACGACCACGGACAACTACGAAATCGGCGTCAAATCCGAACTGTTTGATGATCGCCTGGTTCTCAATATCACGGCTTATAACGAGGTTCTCTACGGCTTCCAGACGTCCATCTCCTATCTGCTGCCCAATGGCACCACGTACAGAGGCGCCACCAATGCCGGCAATATCCGCGCTCGCGGCATCGAGTGGGACGCGACGGCTGTTCTGGGGGATGGAGTTGGGGTGACCTTTGATGGAGCCTACAACGATGCCATTTATCAGAAGGCGCCTTCGCTGCCCGCCCCGGCGGAATTGAGCTACAACGGCGTGTCGACCGTCAACGCCACGGGACAGGTGGCACCCTTTTCGCCCAAGCTGTCCTTGGCAGTGACCCCGTCCTGGGATTTTCAGATCGGGCCGGATGCAGAATTTTACAGCTATGCGCAGTATTCCTACACAAGCGATTACAGTACGGGCGTAACCCAGTCGATCTATACGCAGGTGCCGGGGCAATCCAACCTCAATCTGCGGGCGGGCGTGCTGCTGGACGAAGGCAGATATGATGTTTCCATCTTTGCCAACAATGCTCTCGATGCGAGAAATATCGCCTCACAAGCGCTGTTGGCAGCACCGTCAGGCGCGGGCGTCACGGCCTATCTCGGCCAGACCGTTTCCTACAACCCGCCGGCGAGGTACGGCATTACGTTGAGGGCAAAATTCTGA
- a CDS encoding aldo/keto reductase, which produces MDYRSLGQHGVKVSPLCLGTMMFGGQTDEATARQITDRAFAQGVNFLDTADVYNDGRSEEVVGRAIAANRDRWVVATKFAGGRGTGPNDSGASRKYIVKAVEASLKRLGTDYIDLLYIHREDRTTPVAESVGALGDLIRAGKIRYYGISNHRAWKVAEFSHVADALGVPRPAASQPCYNLANRQPEVEHLTACAHYGVGVVPYSPLARGVLTAKYDPNQPPPADTRAGRNDVRLHQTEWRAESLDLAQEIGRHAKEHDITAGQFALAWVLHNRLVTSAIVGPRTLAQWEDYVPALNYRFTDDDEALVDRLVATGHPSTPGYNDPGHPYLGRLPRSA; this is translated from the coding sequence ATGGATTACCGCTCTCTCGGCCAGCATGGCGTGAAGGTTTCGCCGCTCTGCCTTGGGACGATGATGTTCGGCGGGCAGACCGACGAAGCCACCGCACGCCAGATCACCGACCGTGCGTTCGCGCAGGGCGTGAATTTCCTCGACACGGCCGACGTCTATAACGACGGCCGCTCCGAAGAGGTCGTGGGACGGGCGATCGCCGCGAACCGCGACAGATGGGTGGTCGCGACCAAATTCGCCGGCGGGCGCGGCACGGGCCCGAACGACAGCGGCGCCTCGCGCAAATACATCGTGAAGGCGGTCGAGGCGAGCCTGAAGCGGCTCGGCACAGACTACATCGACCTACTCTACATCCATCGCGAGGACCGCACGACGCCGGTGGCGGAGTCGGTGGGCGCGCTCGGCGATCTCATCCGCGCCGGCAAGATTCGCTATTACGGCATCTCGAACCATCGCGCCTGGAAGGTCGCGGAATTCAGCCATGTGGCGGATGCGCTCGGCGTGCCGCGTCCCGCCGCGAGCCAGCCCTGCTACAACCTGGCCAACCGCCAGCCGGAGGTCGAGCATCTGACGGCCTGTGCGCATTACGGCGTCGGCGTCGTACCCTACAGCCCGCTGGCACGCGGCGTTCTGACCGCCAAATATGATCCCAACCAGCCGCCACCGGCCGATACGCGTGCCGGCCGGAACGATGTGCGCCTTCACCAGACGGAGTGGCGCGCGGAGTCGCTCGACCTGGCGCAGGAGATCGGCCGACACGCCAAGGAGCATGACATCACGGCCGGGCAATTCGCGCTCGCCTGGGTGTTGCACAATCGGCTGGTAACATCCGCCATTGTGGGACCGCGCACCTTGGCACAGTGGGAAGACTATGTACCGGCCCTGAACTATCGCTTCACAGACGATGACGAAGCGCTGGTAGACCGTCTGGTCGCCACCGGTCACCCCTCCACACCGGGATACAACGACCCTGGCCACCCTTATCTCGGGCGGTTGCCGCGAAGCGCTTAG
- a CDS encoding LLM class flavin-dependent oxidoreductase, translating to MTGSKRQLVLNLFIYPGGHHEAAWRHPDSETDSILDINYYQALAQRAEAAKFDSIFFADGPALADNIKYAARFRFEPITWLSAIAVATKRIGLIATASTTYSEPYNLARLFVTLDHISHGRAGWNIVTTSAAQAAQNFGLPEHPVHADRYERAREYVDVVTKLWDSWEDGALVADRASGVYVDTDKVHTIDHVGKHLRVRGPLNTPRGPQGRPVYVQAGSSEDGRSFAAQYAEAIFTAHQTIENAQSFYTDIKKRAADLGRDPRQLKILPGISPFIGSTQAEADRLHEEFNDLTQPAYSIEQLRRLLGQDFSGYDLDGPFPRERLNLTGELAVGSRSNVVLDIIRRENPTIRQLLHKLAGARGHWVITGTPEKIADAIQAWFENGAADGFNVMPPWLSGGFDIFAEQVLPILRKRGLFREDYTGSTLREHYGLDRPESQYAHRLRASA from the coding sequence ATGACCGGTTCAAAGCGGCAACTCGTACTCAATCTCTTCATCTATCCCGGTGGGCATCACGAGGCCGCCTGGCGCCACCCGGACTCCGAAACCGATAGCATCTTGGACATCAATTATTATCAAGCGCTGGCCCAGCGTGCCGAGGCTGCGAAGTTCGACAGCATTTTCTTCGCCGACGGGCCGGCACTGGCCGATAACATCAAATACGCGGCGCGCTTCCGTTTCGAGCCGATCACCTGGCTGTCCGCCATCGCGGTTGCAACCAAACGTATCGGGCTGATCGCGACGGCGTCGACCACCTATAGCGAGCCGTACAATCTGGCACGCCTCTTCGTGACGCTCGATCACATCAGCCACGGACGCGCCGGCTGGAACATCGTGACGACGTCCGCCGCACAGGCGGCGCAAAACTTCGGGCTGCCCGAGCACCCCGTGCATGCCGACCGCTATGAGCGGGCGCGCGAATATGTCGATGTCGTCACCAAGCTATGGGATAGCTGGGAGGACGGCGCGCTCGTCGCCGACCGCGCCAGCGGCGTCTATGTGGACACAGACAAGGTCCACACCATCGATCACGTCGGCAAGCATTTGCGCGTGCGCGGACCGTTGAACACGCCGCGCGGACCGCAGGGTCGACCGGTTTATGTCCAGGCCGGATCGTCGGAGGACGGCCGTTCCTTCGCGGCCCAATACGCCGAGGCGATCTTCACCGCACATCAGACGATCGAGAATGCCCAATCCTTCTATACCGACATCAAAAAGCGGGCTGCCGATCTCGGCCGCGATCCGCGGCAACTCAAGATCCTGCCCGGCATCAGTCCCTTCATCGGATCGACGCAGGCCGAAGCCGATCGGCTGCACGAAGAGTTCAACGACCTGACGCAGCCCGCTTATTCGATCGAACAATTGCGCCGCCTGTTGGGCCAGGATTTCAGCGGCTATGATCTCGACGGCCCTTTCCCGCGCGAGCGCCTCAACCTGACCGGCGAGCTTGCGGTCGGCAGCCGCTCCAACGTCGTGCTCGACATCATCCGGCGCGAGAATCCGACGATAAGGCAGTTGCTGCACAAGCTTGCCGGTGCCCGAGGCCATTGGGTCATCACGGGCACGCCCGAGAAGATCGCGGACGCCATCCAGGCGTGGTTCGAGAATGGTGCCGCCGACGGCTTCAATGTGATGCCGCCATGGCTGTCAGGCGGCTTCGACATTTTCGCAGAACAGGTTCTGCCGATCCTGCGCAAGCGCGGGCTGTTCCGCGAGGACTATACGGGCAGCACCCTGCGCGAGCATTACGGGCTGGACCGCCCGGAGAGCCAGTACGCGCACCGACTGCGCGCTTCGGCCTGA
- a CDS encoding ABC transporter ATP-binding protein, protein MATHAGGLSAPVSVRVRNLVRRFGGRTVLDGLSLDIRKGEFVALLGRSGSGKSTLLRALADIDQGVEGTGTLDVPARLSVVFQDARLLPWRRVLDNVVFGLGGQAAQQNGRAALAEVELTGREQAWPGELSGGEQQRVALARSLVREPELLLADEPFGALDALTRIRMHDLLRKLCARHQPAVLLVTHDVDEAITLADRIVVLENGRISLDHNVELPEERLAREDRIATIRTRLLSELGVREKQDAFA, encoded by the coding sequence ATGGCGACGCACGCTGGCGGATTGAGCGCACCGGTGTCGGTGCGCGTGCGCAACCTCGTTCGGCGCTTCGGCGGCCGTACGGTTCTCGACGGTCTCAGCCTCGACATCCGCAAGGGAGAGTTCGTGGCGTTGCTGGGCCGAAGCGGCTCGGGCAAAAGTACCTTGCTGCGCGCGCTCGCCGACATCGACCAAGGTGTAGAGGGAACTGGCACGCTTGATGTTCCTGCCCGCCTTTCCGTGGTTTTCCAGGACGCGCGGCTCCTGCCGTGGCGGCGGGTCCTGGACAACGTGGTATTTGGACTTGGCGGACAAGCTGCGCAACAAAACGGACGTGCTGCGCTCGCTGAAGTCGAGCTCACCGGACGCGAGCAAGCGTGGCCCGGCGAGTTGTCTGGCGGCGAACAACAGCGCGTTGCCCTGGCGCGTTCCCTGGTGCGCGAGCCCGAGTTGCTTCTTGCAGACGAGCCGTTCGGTGCGCTTGACGCCCTGACGCGTATCCGCATGCACGACTTGCTGCGCAAGCTGTGTGCCCGTCACCAGCCGGCGGTCTTGCTGGTGACGCACGACGTTGACGAGGCCATTACGCTGGCCGACCGAATTGTGGTGCTGGAAAACGGGCGGATCAGTCTCGATCATAACGTCGAGCTACCCGAGGAACGGCTGGCTCGGGAGGACAGGATCGCAACGATCCGTACGCGCCTACTTTCCGAACTTGGCGTGCGCGAGAAGCAGGACGCTTTCGCGTGA
- a CDS encoding ABC transporter permease gives MNAPITQLIHTQLDAVYSADAVAPPSAAVPRRRWRLGPGRAIPYGRAIGPILLLLLWFGASALGLIDPRILPAPWTVVQAALDLISDGRLQDNLETSAIRAGQGFAYGVLGGVVVALLAGLTRFGEYTLDGLVEVKRAIPTLALIPLLMLWLGIGETMKVTIIALGVFAPVYINTFAGLRGIDSKYVELAETLKVSHWSFLRHVVLPGALPGFLLGLRFGVNAAWLTLVVVEQLNATSGIGYMIDLARTYGQTEIVLVGICVYALLGLTSDGIVRLIQRRVLSWRRTLAD, from the coding sequence ATGAACGCGCCGATCACCCAACTTATCCATACGCAACTCGACGCGGTTTACTCCGCCGATGCTGTGGCGCCTCCATCGGCGGCCGTACCGCGGCGTCGTTGGCGCCTCGGTCCCGGCCGCGCGATCCCCTATGGTCGCGCCATCGGCCCAATTCTGCTTCTGCTGTTATGGTTCGGCGCGTCGGCGCTCGGCTTGATCGATCCACGAATTCTGCCTGCACCCTGGACGGTTGTGCAGGCGGCGCTTGACCTGATCTCCGATGGGCGTTTGCAGGACAATCTCGAGACCTCGGCAATTCGAGCGGGGCAAGGATTTGCCTATGGTGTTTTAGGCGGTGTCGTGGTCGCGCTGCTCGCAGGGCTCACGCGGTTCGGTGAGTACACCCTGGATGGCCTCGTAGAGGTTAAGCGCGCCATCCCAACGCTCGCCCTGATTCCCCTGCTGATGCTGTGGCTCGGCATCGGCGAGACGATGAAAGTGACGATCATCGCGCTCGGCGTATTCGCGCCGGTTTACATCAACACCTTCGCCGGCCTGCGCGGAATCGACAGCAAGTATGTCGAGCTGGCCGAGACATTGAAGGTGAGCCACTGGTCGTTCCTGCGCCACGTAGTGCTACCCGGCGCTCTGCCCGGCTTCCTGCTCGGCCTGCGCTTTGGCGTGAACGCGGCGTGGCTCACGCTGGTCGTCGTCGAGCAACTGAACGCGACGAGCGGCATCGGCTACATGATCGATCTGGCGCGTACCTACGGCCAGACCGAAATCGTGCTTGTCGGCATCTGCGTTTATGCCCTCCTCGGCCTCACCTCGGACGGCATCGTTCGTCTCATCCAGAGAAGGGTCCTGTCATGGCGACGCACGCTGGCGGATTGA
- a CDS encoding ABC transporter substrate-binding protein, whose amino-acid sequence MRGTGGWMNPLIGLAVFAVAAMTMPSSAAPVSPQSLANVTLAIGDPITQKALELSGEIDHLPFKVQWANISGGPQTIEAFRAHALDLGAVADIPAIHATWTGLPVKIVAVQFRQDPIHHAVYGLGIAPGANINKLADLRGKKIAYSPGQAQGALVLRILQKAGLRKQDVTLVELPSTGDVYPNAIASRLVDAAPIGRAAALRYLRNYGRDGAKVIDHGLRDDPLYLYAPVSVLQDPAKAAAIRVYVEAWARAYRWIHLHPDAWVAGYYVKQQGLSPEDGHKLVIGAGNPDVPANWNDAIARQQQTIDLLAKETGKPRLNAAELFDRRFENVAAHAIATK is encoded by the coding sequence ATGCGCGGTACAGGCGGCTGGATGAACCCACTGATCGGATTGGCCGTGTTTGCGGTCGCGGCCATGACCATGCCGTCATCTGCCGCTCCGGTCTCCCCGCAGTCGCTTGCGAACGTCACCTTGGCGATCGGCGATCCGATAACGCAGAAAGCCCTGGAGCTGTCCGGCGAAATCGACCATCTGCCGTTCAAGGTGCAATGGGCCAATATCAGCGGCGGCCCGCAGACCATCGAAGCCTTCCGCGCGCATGCGCTTGACCTGGGCGCGGTCGCGGACATCCCTGCCATTCACGCGACCTGGACCGGGCTACCGGTCAAGATCGTGGCGGTTCAGTTCCGGCAAGACCCCATCCACCATGCCGTGTACGGGCTGGGCATCGCGCCCGGTGCGAACATCAACAAGCTCGCCGACCTGCGCGGCAAAAAGATCGCCTATAGCCCGGGCCAGGCGCAGGGCGCGCTGGTGCTGCGCATCTTGCAGAAGGCAGGCCTGCGCAAACAGGACGTCACGCTCGTGGAATTGCCCAGCACCGGTGACGTTTATCCCAACGCGATCGCCAGCCGTCTGGTCGATGCCGCACCAATCGGCCGGGCCGCCGCATTGCGTTACCTGCGCAACTACGGGCGCGACGGCGCGAAGGTCATCGATCACGGTCTGCGCGACGATCCACTCTATCTCTACGCGCCTGTTTCCGTGTTGCAGGATCCCGCGAAGGCAGCCGCGATCCGTGTCTATGTCGAAGCGTGGGCGCGCGCATACCGTTGGATACACCTTCATCCCGACGCGTGGGTCGCGGGTTACTACGTCAAGCAGCAAGGCCTCTCGCCGGAAGACGGGCACAAATTGGTCATAGGCGCCGGAAATCCCGATGTGCCGGCCAACTGGAACGATGCCATCGCACGTCAGCAACAGACGATCGATCTGCTTGCCAAGGAAACCGGAAAGCCCCGGCTCAACGCGGCGGAGCTCTTTGATCGCCGGTTCGAGAATGTCGCCGCCCACGCCATCGCCACGAAATGA
- a CDS encoding aliphatic sulfonate ABC transporter substrate-binding protein, protein MTVETYERPSRRAMLGGAAAGAALVLAGCSQDQGKPNGVVRIGYQKDGALVVAKTQKRLEARLGPLGVNKIEWAEFPSGPPLLEALNAGGIDFGATGDTPPIFAQAAGSDLVYVAAVPTTGHSSAILLPKGSPVASVAALKGKKIAFTRGSSAHYFAVRALQSAGLTLDDVSPAYLAPSDARAAFVRGSIDAWFIWDPYYAEAVRDADAIVLADAEPFVRSASFFLAGRTFTAAQGPVVRGILDELREVSGWIASNREAASELLSHVSGLELPILRVAIGRAEFGVVPVSPDIAARQQQVADDFARLGIIPKPIHVADAIANTGWR, encoded by the coding sequence ATGACGGTCGAAACCTATGAGCGGCCATCGCGCCGCGCGATGTTGGGCGGTGCCGCTGCCGGCGCGGCCCTCGTGCTCGCGGGATGCAGCCAGGATCAAGGCAAGCCGAATGGCGTCGTTCGCATCGGTTATCAAAAGGATGGTGCGCTGGTCGTCGCCAAGACCCAGAAGCGCCTGGAAGCACGTTTGGGGCCGCTCGGCGTCAACAAGATTGAGTGGGCGGAATTCCCCTCCGGCCCGCCGCTGCTGGAAGCGTTGAACGCGGGCGGCATCGATTTCGGCGCGACTGGCGACACGCCACCGATCTTCGCGCAGGCGGCGGGATCGGACCTCGTCTACGTCGCCGCCGTGCCGACCACCGGGCACAGCTCGGCGATCCTGCTGCCGAAGGGTTCGCCGGTCGCGAGCGTTGCTGCGCTCAAGGGCAAGAAGATCGCCTTCACCCGTGGATCGAGCGCGCATTACTTCGCCGTTCGCGCGCTCCAGTCCGCCGGCCTGACGCTCGACGATGTGAGCCCGGCCTATCTCGCGCCATCCGACGCACGCGCCGCGTTCGTGCGCGGCAGCATCGATGCCTGGTTCATCTGGGATCCTTATTATGCGGAAGCCGTGCGCGACGCCGATGCGATCGTGCTGGCGGACGCCGAGCCGTTCGTTCGTAGCGCATCCTTCTTCCTCGCAGGCAGGACCTTCACGGCCGCGCAAGGTCCCGTGGTCCGCGGAATCCTCGATGAACTGCGCGAGGTCAGCGGCTGGATCGCTTCCAACCGCGAAGCGGCGAGCGAGCTTCTCTCCCATGTCAGCGGTCTCGAGCTTCCCATCCTGCGGGTCGCCATAGGACGCGCCGAATTCGGCGTCGTGCCGGTGAGCCCCGACATCGCGGCCCGCCAGCAGCAGGTCGCCGACGACTTCGCGCGGCTCGGCATCATCCCGAAGCCGATCCACGTCGCGGACGCGATCGCGAATACCGGCTGGCGCTAG
- a CDS encoding ABC transporter ATP-binding protein, with the protein MAPLDPEGLTMTSDNAAPDASRVTVRHLTRRFGAVKVLDGLDFDIAPGEFVALLGRSGSGKTTFLRTLAGLDPVTEGEIVVPPTRAVVFQEPRLLPWKKVWENVALGLNGPDSRSRAVKALGEVGLAHRLDAWPGTLSGGEAQRAALARALVREPKLLLLDEPFAALDALTRIKMHELVSALWAAHRPSVLLVTHDVDEALLLANRVLVLGEGRIIKTITISEPQPRDRAMVGFSHMRAELLEALGVEVHPAARAANH; encoded by the coding sequence GTGGCGCCCCTCGATCCTGAAGGACTGACCATGACGTCCGACAATGCCGCACCGGACGCGTCGCGCGTGACCGTCCGCCACCTGACGCGCCGCTTCGGCGCAGTGAAGGTGCTGGACGGCCTCGACTTCGACATCGCACCGGGCGAGTTCGTCGCCCTTCTCGGCCGCAGCGGATCGGGCAAGACGACGTTCCTGCGCACGCTGGCCGGGCTCGATCCGGTGACCGAAGGCGAGATCGTCGTGCCGCCGACCCGCGCGGTGGTGTTCCAGGAGCCGCGGCTGCTGCCGTGGAAAAAAGTATGGGAAAACGTGGCTCTTGGCCTGAATGGTCCCGACTCGCGCAGCCGCGCCGTGAAGGCATTGGGCGAAGTGGGATTGGCGCATCGCCTCGACGCCTGGCCGGGCACGCTGTCCGGCGGGGAGGCGCAACGCGCAGCGCTGGCCCGCGCGCTGGTGCGTGAGCCGAAGCTGCTTCTGCTTGATGAGCCGTTTGCGGCGCTGGACGCGCTGACGCGGATCAAGATGCACGAGCTGGTCTCGGCGCTGTGGGCGGCGCACCGGCCGAGCGTTCTACTGGTCACCCACGACGTCGATGAGGCGTTGCTGCTGGCCAACCGCGTGCTGGTGCTCGGCGAGGGCCGCATCATCAAGACGATCACGATCTCCGAACCGCAGCCGCGCGACCGCGCCATGGTGGGCTTCTCGCACATGCGCGCCGAGTTGCTCGAAGCGCTCGGCGTCGAGGTGCATCCGGCGGCGCGTGCCGCGAATCACTAG
- a CDS encoding ABC transporter permease subunit: MATLSLSRARFSSAGPIAARAISPVLIVLAWQAASSAGLIPERTLASPLHVLGTFGMLIADGELVNNLLVSLRRAMEGLAIGTILGTVFALIAGLSKRGEAAIDAPLQIVRAVPFLALVPLFILWFGIGETPKIALVALGTVYPIYLNLYAGIRGIDKKLLEAGRAFGLNRWQILRHVVLPGALPAFLIGLRYAMGISWLSLVVAEQINASSGIGYLIMTARDFMRTDIIVVGLMVYGLLGLLTDVIIRALEHYALAWRPSILKD; this comes from the coding sequence ATGGCCACGCTTTCCCTTTCCCGCGCGCGCTTCTCCAGCGCCGGTCCTATCGCCGCGCGCGCGATCAGTCCCGTGCTCATCGTGCTGGCGTGGCAAGCTGCCTCGTCCGCCGGGCTGATCCCGGAGCGCACATTGGCGTCGCCATTGCATGTATTGGGCACCTTTGGGATGTTGATCGCCGACGGCGAGTTGGTGAACAACCTGCTGGTCTCGCTGCGCCGCGCGATGGAAGGGCTCGCGATCGGCACGATCCTCGGCACGGTGTTCGCCCTGATTGCCGGCCTGTCGAAGCGCGGCGAGGCGGCGATCGACGCGCCGCTGCAGATCGTGCGCGCCGTGCCGTTCCTGGCGCTCGTGCCGCTGTTCATCCTGTGGTTCGGGATCGGCGAGACGCCGAAGATCGCGCTCGTCGCGCTGGGCACGGTCTATCCGATCTATCTCAATCTTTATGCGGGCATCCGAGGCATCGACAAGAAGCTCCTGGAGGCTGGGCGCGCCTTCGGCCTGAACCGTTGGCAGATCCTGCGCCATGTCGTGCTGCCGGGCGCCCTGCCCGCCTTCCTCATCGGGCTTCGCTACGCGATGGGCATCTCGTGGCTGAGCCTGGTGGTCGCCGAGCAGATCAACGCCTCGAGCGGCATCGGCTATCTGATCATGACGGCGCGCGATTTCATGCGGACCGACATCATCGTGGTGGGGCTCATGGTCTATGGCCTGCTCGGCCTCCTCACCGACGTGATCATCCGCGCGCTGGAGCACTATGCGCTGGCGTGGCGCCCCTCGATCCTGAAGGACTGA